From one Streptomyces sp. NBC_01478 genomic stretch:
- a CDS encoding MaoC family dehydratase, translating into MTAEPTTATEIPPLVRGLTYEDMPVGQVFRTARRTVTETDLVNFVTWGGFNEPLFWDASHAADGGYSGRLVPGALTYCIAEGLVLQTNVLHGTGLAFLHMELTVQGPVYVGDTLYAVVETTASRPSGKPGRGVVTSRITVRNQRDEDVLVYTPVRLIRGRDYEAPTR; encoded by the coding sequence ATGACGGCAGAGCCCACCACCGCCACTGAAATCCCCCCACTGGTACGGGGGTTGACCTACGAGGACATGCCGGTCGGGCAGGTCTTCCGTACCGCCCGCCGTACGGTCACCGAGACCGATCTGGTCAACTTCGTCACCTGGGGCGGCTTCAACGAGCCGCTCTTCTGGGACGCCTCGCACGCGGCCGACGGCGGCTACAGCGGGCGGCTGGTGCCGGGCGCGCTGACGTACTGCATCGCGGAAGGGCTCGTGCTGCAGACGAACGTGCTGCACGGCACGGGCCTGGCCTTTCTGCACATGGAGCTGACCGTGCAGGGCCCGGTGTACGTCGGCGACACGCTGTACGCCGTCGTGGAGACCACCGCCTCCCGGCCGTCCGGCAAGCCCGGCCGGGGCGTGGTGACCAGCCGGATCACCGTACGCAACCAGCGGGACGAGGACGTGCTCGTCTACACGCCGGTGCGGCTGATCCGGGGCCGGGACTACGAGGCTCCGACGCGCTGA
- a CDS encoding enoyl-CoA hydratase/isomerase family protein: protein MTDPYAPFTSLTFERPAPGVLRIVLDAPNLNAVDPRMHGELADVWPVVDRDEETRAVLVQGAGKAFSAGGTFDSIEAMTEDYAVRARTMREARDMVYGVINCSKPVVSAIHGPAVGAGLVVGMLADISIAGRKAKIVDGHTRLGVAAGDHAAICWPLLCGMAKAKYYLLTCEALTGEEAERIGLVSKCVDDEDVHAEGLRVATLLAAGPASALSWTKRSLNHWYRTAQPLFEASLGLEFFGFGGHEVVEGLSAHREKRAPDFEGVGDKHPIDL from the coding sequence GTGACCGATCCCTACGCCCCGTTCACGAGCCTGACCTTCGAGCGGCCCGCGCCCGGTGTGCTCCGCATCGTGCTCGACGCGCCGAACCTCAACGCCGTCGATCCGCGCATGCACGGTGAGCTGGCCGACGTCTGGCCGGTCGTCGACCGGGACGAGGAGACCCGCGCGGTGCTGGTCCAGGGGGCCGGCAAGGCGTTCTCGGCCGGCGGGACCTTCGACTCCATCGAGGCCATGACCGAGGACTACGCCGTGCGGGCCCGGACGATGCGGGAGGCGCGGGACATGGTCTACGGGGTGATCAACTGCTCGAAGCCGGTGGTCTCCGCGATCCACGGCCCGGCGGTCGGCGCGGGGCTGGTCGTCGGCATGCTGGCGGACATCTCGATCGCCGGACGCAAAGCGAAGATCGTCGACGGGCACACGCGGCTCGGAGTTGCGGCCGGTGACCACGCGGCGATCTGCTGGCCGCTGCTGTGCGGGATGGCGAAGGCCAAGTACTACCTGCTGACCTGCGAGGCGCTGACCGGCGAGGAGGCCGAGCGCATCGGCCTGGTGTCGAAGTGCGTGGACGACGAGGACGTGCACGCCGAGGGGCTGCGGGTCGCGACCCTGCTGGCCGCCGGGCCCGCCAGCGCGCTGAGCTGGACCAAGCGGTCCCTCAACCACTGGTACCGCACGGCCCAGCCGCTCTTCGAGGCCTCGCTGGGGCTGGAGTTCTTCGGGTTCGGCGGGCACGAGGTCGTCGAGGGACTCTCCGCCCACCGCGAGAAGCGCGCCCCGGACTTCGAGGGCGTAGGCGACAAGCACCCGATCGACCTGTGA
- a CDS encoding acyl-CoA dehydrogenase family protein yields the protein MDLTFSEEQDELRTVVRSFLTRHATEADVRRLAADPHGHDPWIWRRMATEIGLQGLAVPEEYGGSGFGYVDLGVVFEETGRALLCAPYFATVALAAEALLRCDDEAARADLLPGIAAGETVATLALTEDAGRWDEPGIRLTAREEAGSWRLTGTKTYVPDGHLADLLLVAARTPAGVSLFAVTTADAPGLTRTPLPTLDQTRKQARITFTDTPARLLGTDGTAWPALARTLATAAVLLAAEQAGGAAAALDASVAYARIREQYGRPIGSFQGIKHKCADMLVEIESARSAAYAGLWALDAGDETEIAVAAALAQAFCSEAFTKVAGDTIQVHGGIGFTWEHPAHLYLKRAKSSEVLLGTPAYHRELLAARLGI from the coding sequence ATGGATCTCACCTTCAGCGAGGAACAGGACGAACTGCGCACGGTCGTACGGTCGTTCCTCACCCGGCACGCCACCGAGGCGGACGTGCGCCGCCTGGCCGCCGACCCGCACGGACACGACCCGTGGATCTGGCGACGGATGGCCACGGAGATCGGACTCCAGGGACTCGCCGTACCGGAGGAGTACGGCGGCTCCGGCTTCGGCTACGTCGACCTCGGCGTCGTCTTCGAGGAGACGGGCCGCGCCCTGCTGTGCGCCCCGTACTTCGCCACCGTCGCCCTGGCCGCCGAGGCGCTGCTGCGCTGCGACGACGAGGCCGCCCGCGCCGACCTGCTTCCGGGCATCGCCGCCGGCGAGACGGTGGCCACGCTCGCCCTCACCGAGGACGCCGGGCGCTGGGACGAGCCGGGCATCCGGCTCACCGCCCGCGAGGAAGCGGGCAGTTGGCGACTCACAGGCACGAAGACCTACGTCCCCGACGGACACCTCGCCGACCTGCTCCTGGTCGCCGCCCGCACTCCCGCCGGCGTCAGCCTCTTCGCGGTCACGACCGCCGACGCCCCGGGCCTCACCCGCACCCCCCTCCCCACTCTCGACCAGACCCGCAAACAGGCCCGCATCACCTTCACGGACACCCCAGCCCGGCTGCTGGGCACCGACGGCACGGCCTGGCCCGCACTCGCCCGCACCCTCGCCACGGCAGCCGTCCTCCTGGCCGCCGAACAGGCCGGGGGAGCCGCCGCAGCCCTGGACGCATCGGTCGCGTACGCCAGGATCCGCGAGCAGTACGGCCGCCCCATCGGCTCCTTCCAGGGCATCAAGCACAAGTGCGCCGACATGCTCGTCGAGATCGAGTCCGCCCGCTCGGCCGCGTACGCCGGACTGTGGGCCCTGGACGCAGGCGACGAGACGGAGATCGCCGTCGCCGCGGCCCTCGCCCAGGCCTTCTGCTCGGAGGCCTTCACCAAGGTCGCCGGCGACACCATCCAGGTCCACGGCGGCATTGGCTTCACCTGGGAGCACCCCGCACACCTCTACCTCAAGCGCGCCAAGAGCTCCGAGGTTCTGCTCGGCACGCCCGCGTACCACCGGGAGCTGCTCGCCGCCCGGCTCGGCATCTGA
- a CDS encoding acyl-CoA dehydrogenase family protein: protein MEVDFGPAVRDFRDELRDWFADHLVGEFAEHRGVGGPTDGAAWDVRLAWDRELSAGNWLGVGWPKEYGGRGLGLLEEIVFEYEYARADAPYRATVNALDLLGPMLLAMGDEAQKKRFLPPILAVEELWGQGFSEPGAGSDLASVRTRAERDGDQWVVNGQKVWTSFGIHADWLYVLTRTDPDSRRHKGLTLLLLPTDQPGVEIRPIRNLAGQDEFAEVFLSDARTGADMAVGEVGQGWRTAMATLGIERGTTLLPQQLGFEREAEALIDLARARGALDDPMLRRRILDAWISVRIMRTTNLRTLAELTAGRTPGAQATTAKLYASTRHQQLGHLAMELAGPAGQIVGEDYELDTRQRSFLLSLAETIYGGSSEIQRNIIGEQILGLPKEPRP from the coding sequence ATGGAAGTGGACTTCGGGCCCGCCGTACGCGACTTCCGCGACGAACTGCGGGACTGGTTCGCGGACCACCTCGTGGGGGAGTTCGCCGAGCACCGGGGCGTGGGCGGCCCCACCGACGGCGCGGCCTGGGACGTACGCCTCGCCTGGGACCGCGAGCTGTCGGCCGGGAACTGGCTGGGCGTGGGCTGGCCTAAGGAGTACGGCGGACGCGGCCTCGGACTCCTGGAGGAGATCGTCTTCGAGTACGAGTACGCCCGCGCCGATGCCCCCTACCGCGCCACGGTCAACGCGCTCGACCTGCTCGGCCCGATGCTCCTCGCGATGGGCGACGAGGCGCAGAAGAAGCGCTTCCTGCCCCCGATCCTCGCCGTCGAGGAACTGTGGGGACAGGGCTTCAGCGAGCCCGGCGCGGGCTCCGACCTGGCGTCCGTCCGCACCCGCGCCGAGCGCGACGGCGACCAGTGGGTGGTCAACGGGCAGAAGGTGTGGACCTCGTTCGGCATCCACGCCGACTGGCTCTACGTCCTCACCCGCACCGACCCCGACTCCCGCCGTCACAAAGGCCTGACGCTGCTGCTCCTCCCGACCGACCAGCCCGGTGTGGAGATCCGGCCCATCCGCAACCTCGCCGGCCAGGACGAGTTCGCCGAGGTGTTCCTCTCCGACGCGCGCACCGGCGCGGACATGGCTGTCGGCGAGGTCGGTCAGGGCTGGCGCACCGCGATGGCCACGCTCGGCATCGAACGCGGCACCACCCTGCTGCCCCAGCAACTCGGCTTCGAGCGGGAGGCCGAGGCGCTGATCGACCTGGCCCGCGCGCGGGGCGCGCTCGACGACCCCATGCTGCGCCGCCGGATCCTGGACGCCTGGATCTCCGTACGCATCATGCGCACCACCAACCTGCGCACCCTCGCCGAACTGACCGCGGGCCGCACACCGGGCGCCCAGGCCACCACCGCGAAGCTCTACGCCTCGACCCGCCACCAGCAACTCGGCCACCTGGCCATGGAGTTGGCCGGGCCCGCCGGACAGATCGTCGGCGAGGACTACGAACTCGACACCCGGCAGCGCTCGTTCCTGCTCTCCCTCGCGGAGACGATCTACGGCGGTTCGAGCGAGATCCAGCGCAACATCATCGGGGAGCAGATCCTCGGCCTGCCGAAGGAGCCGCGGCCATGA
- a CDS encoding nuclear transport factor 2 family protein, translating into MTSIEDRLDRVESHQAIQQLPIRYALAVDARDLDAWVGCFRPDVDMGRHGRGRQILRQHIEPLVRGFHRSVHQICGHRVEFTGRDTATGAVYCRAEHEVGDRWIVMAICYFDDYARVDGDWYFSRRREQHWYAADVTDRPQAVAFNGWEGAGEPALPDAFPTWTAFWKET; encoded by the coding sequence ATGACCTCGATCGAGGACCGCCTCGACCGCGTCGAGTCGCACCAGGCCATCCAACAATTGCCCATCCGCTACGCCCTGGCCGTGGACGCCCGCGACCTCGACGCATGGGTGGGCTGCTTCCGCCCCGACGTGGACATGGGGCGCCACGGCCGGGGACGACAGATTCTGCGGCAGCACATCGAGCCCCTTGTACGCGGTTTCCACCGTTCGGTGCATCAAATCTGCGGCCACCGCGTTGAGTTCACCGGTCGCGACACCGCGACCGGCGCGGTCTACTGCCGCGCCGAGCACGAGGTGGGGGACCGGTGGATCGTGATGGCGATCTGCTACTTCGACGACTACGCGCGCGTGGACGGCGACTGGTACTTCTCCCGGCGCCGCGAACAGCACTGGTACGCGGCCGACGTGACCGACCGCCCCCAGGCGGTCGCATTCAACGGTTGGGAGGGCGCGGGAGAACCGGCGCTGCCCGATGCCTTCCCCACCTGGACGGCCTTCTGGAAGGAGACGTGA
- a CDS encoding SDR family NAD(P)-dependent oxidoreductase — MARLSGRTALVTGGGQGVGRGIALALAAEGAAVVITGRTETKLKDAAGEIAERGGRAYTVVGDVGERDDVDRMVAETVREFGGLDVLVNNAQSSVQRRLETTSYDDVELTYRSGPLAVFHAMQAALPHLRESRGSVVNLGSSAAVQGEATFAAYAMAKEAIRGLSRVAAREWGPYGIRVNVVCPAALSPAAEDYLAAHPRKAEELAREIPLGRLGAPEADIGRAVAALVSDDMAYLTGATLMLEGGRTLIG; from the coding sequence ATGGCACGGTTGTCGGGCAGGACGGCGTTGGTCACCGGTGGAGGACAGGGCGTGGGCCGGGGCATCGCCCTCGCGCTCGCGGCAGAGGGTGCGGCCGTGGTCATCACCGGCCGCACCGAGACCAAGCTGAAAGACGCCGCCGGGGAGATCGCCGAGCGCGGCGGGCGGGCGTACACCGTCGTCGGGGACGTGGGGGAGCGGGACGACGTCGACCGGATGGTGGCCGAGACGGTACGGGAGTTCGGCGGCCTCGACGTGCTCGTCAACAACGCCCAGTCCTCGGTGCAGCGACGGCTGGAGACGACGTCGTACGACGATGTCGAACTCACCTACCGCAGCGGGCCGTTGGCCGTCTTCCACGCGATGCAGGCGGCCCTGCCCCATCTGAGGGAGAGCCGGGGCAGTGTCGTCAACCTCGGTTCCTCGGCCGCGGTGCAGGGCGAGGCGACCTTCGCGGCGTACGCCATGGCCAAGGAGGCGATCCGTGGACTGAGCAGGGTCGCCGCGCGGGAGTGGGGGCCGTACGGGATCCGGGTGAACGTCGTCTGCCCGGCCGCGCTCAGCCCGGCGGCGGAGGACTATCTGGCCGCGCATCCGCGGAAGGCGGAGGAACTCGCTCGGGAGATTCCGCTGGGGCGGCTCGGCGCGCCGGAGGCGGACATCGGCAGGGCGGTGGCCGCGCTGGTGAGCGACGACATGGCCTATCTGACCGGTGCGACGCTGATGTTGGAGGGCGGCCGGACCCTGATCGGGTGA
- a CDS encoding NADP-dependent oxidoreductase, protein MKAIVVTDQAGGTAGMTLVERPEPQAAINDVVVRIHASGFVPTEMEWPSTWTDRAGRDRTPSIPGHELAGVVTALGYGTTGLSVGQRVFGLADWHRDGTLAEYVAIEARNLAPLPGDVDFTVGSSLPISGLTAWQGLFQHGRLQAGQTVLAHGAAGAVGTMVTQLAREAGAHVIGTGRAADREKALDFGAHEFVDLENDSLEDVGGVDLVFDVIGGGIQKRSADLVRAGGTLVSIVGPVEARPAAGLAVDFVVEADRAGLGEIVQRVRDGRLRTNIDNISPLDDAVAALNPTERRKGKTIIRVRP, encoded by the coding sequence ATGAAAGCGATCGTGGTGACGGACCAGGCCGGGGGAACGGCCGGGATGACTCTGGTGGAGCGGCCCGAGCCGCAGGCAGCGATCAACGACGTCGTCGTCCGGATTCATGCGTCGGGATTCGTCCCGACCGAGATGGAGTGGCCATCGACCTGGACCGATCGCGCCGGCCGTGACAGGACACCGTCGATCCCCGGCCACGAGCTGGCCGGAGTGGTCACCGCCCTCGGCTACGGCACGACGGGGCTGTCGGTCGGGCAGCGGGTGTTCGGCCTCGCCGACTGGCACCGTGACGGCACCCTGGCGGAGTACGTGGCGATCGAAGCACGCAACCTCGCACCGCTTCCCGGCGACGTCGACTTCACGGTGGGCTCCTCCCTGCCGATCTCAGGGCTGACCGCGTGGCAGGGGCTGTTCCAGCACGGCCGCCTTCAGGCCGGCCAGACCGTCCTCGCCCATGGCGCGGCCGGGGCCGTCGGGACGATGGTGACCCAGCTCGCACGTGAGGCCGGCGCCCATGTCATCGGCACCGGACGCGCCGCGGACCGTGAGAAGGCACTCGACTTCGGCGCGCATGAGTTCGTCGACCTCGAGAACGACTCGCTGGAAGACGTGGGTGGCGTCGATCTGGTCTTCGATGTCATCGGTGGCGGCATTCAGAAGCGGTCCGCCGACCTGGTCAGGGCTGGAGGAACGCTGGTGTCCATCGTCGGCCCGGTCGAGGCGCGGCCCGCTGCCGGCCTGGCGGTGGACTTCGTCGTCGAGGCCGATCGTGCCGGACTGGGTGAGATCGTGCAGCGGGTGCGGGACGGACGGCTGCGGACGAACATCGACAACATCTCGCCCCTCGACGATGCCGTCGCCGCCCTCAATCCGACCGAGCGACGCAAGGGAAAGACGATCATCCGCGTTCGTCCGTGA
- a CDS encoding CaiB/BaiF CoA transferase family protein codes for MPSTALAGIRVLDLSRVLAAPLATQMLADLGAEVIKVERPGIGDDSRTYGPPFAPGTDTAAFYLSCNRNKRSVTVNHATAEGQELIRSLAARSDVLVENFRAGTLAKYGLDHESLLALNPRLVYLSVTGFGQTGPYAGRPGYDGIFQAMSGMMSVSGHPDEPMKVGVSMVDILTGLYASTAVLAALRHRDATGEGQFVDLSLLDCGLASLSHFAMNYLVSGEVPRRRGNGGYGGIPSQAFHCADKPLFLVAGNDKQFAAFCTAADRTDLLQDPRFATTSARITHREEILPVLEAIMRTRTRDDWLALLDEHDVPAGPFNEMPEVFADPQIRHRGMLVEVDDPVSGPLPLLANPIRLTATPVEGYAPPPALGEHTAEVLCGLAGVTEDQLAGLRARGVV; via the coding sequence ATGCCGTCGACCGCCCTGGCCGGGATCCGCGTCCTCGACCTGTCCCGCGTCCTCGCGGCACCGCTGGCCACGCAGATGCTGGCCGACCTCGGCGCGGAGGTCATCAAGGTCGAGCGGCCGGGCATCGGCGACGACTCACGGACGTACGGTCCACCGTTCGCCCCGGGGACGGACACCGCGGCCTTCTACCTCTCATGCAACCGCAACAAGCGGTCCGTGACGGTCAATCACGCCACCGCAGAGGGGCAGGAGTTGATCCGCTCGCTCGCCGCCCGCTCGGACGTCCTGGTGGAGAACTTCCGCGCGGGGACGCTGGCGAAGTACGGCCTCGACCACGAGAGCCTGCTGGCGCTCAACCCGCGCCTGGTCTATCTGTCGGTCACCGGCTTCGGCCAGACCGGCCCCTATGCCGGACGCCCCGGATACGACGGCATCTTCCAGGCCATGTCCGGGATGATGAGCGTCTCCGGGCACCCCGACGAGCCGATGAAGGTCGGCGTCAGCATGGTCGACATCCTCACCGGCCTGTACGCCTCGACGGCCGTCCTGGCGGCGCTGCGGCACCGGGACGCCACCGGCGAGGGCCAGTTCGTCGACCTCTCCCTGCTGGACTGCGGGCTGGCCTCGCTGTCGCACTTCGCGATGAACTACCTGGTCTCCGGGGAGGTTCCGCGCCGGCGCGGCAACGGCGGCTACGGCGGAATCCCCTCCCAGGCCTTCCACTGCGCGGACAAGCCCCTGTTCCTCGTCGCGGGCAACGACAAGCAGTTCGCCGCGTTCTGCACGGCGGCCGACCGCACCGACCTGCTCCAGGACCCCCGGTTCGCCACGACCTCCGCCCGGATCACCCACCGGGAGGAGATCCTGCCGGTCCTCGAAGCCATCATGCGCACCCGGACCCGGGACGACTGGCTGGCCCTCCTGGACGAACACGACGTGCCGGCGGGCCCGTTCAACGAGATGCCCGAGGTGTTCGCCGACCCCCAGATCCGGCACCGGGGGATGCTGGTCGAGGTCGACGACCCGGTGTCGGGCCCACTGCCCCTGCTCGCCAATCCGATACGGCTCACGGCGACCCCGGTCGAGGGCTACGCCCCGCCGCCCGCGCTGGGCGAGCACACGGCCGAAGTCCTGTGCGGGCTGGCCGGGGTGACGGAGGATCAGCTCGCGGGACTGCGTGCGCGGGGTGTCGTTTAG
- a CDS encoding PaaI family thioesterase → MTVAARTLTDQEQRERREWFRSRWERGVAFNRLCRVRMVRWDPDGVEVVLPYAEQLTAHEGVFHGGVISALIDTAGAGAVIAGHDFQKGSLLSTVSMSVQYLAPARGPEAVAYARCVRRGRRLHFADVDVMTDGVVCARGQVVVTISGERPGVGEPIHPIDDIEPLTEE, encoded by the coding sequence ATGACCGTCGCGGCGAGGACCCTCACCGACCAGGAACAGCGCGAACGCCGCGAGTGGTTCCGGTCCCGCTGGGAGCGCGGCGTCGCGTTCAACCGCCTCTGCCGGGTGCGCATGGTCCGCTGGGACCCCGACGGCGTCGAGGTCGTCCTTCCCTACGCCGAGCAACTCACGGCCCACGAAGGCGTCTTCCACGGCGGAGTGATCTCCGCGCTCATCGACACCGCGGGCGCGGGAGCCGTGATCGCCGGGCACGACTTCCAGAAGGGGAGTCTGCTCAGCACCGTCTCGATGTCGGTGCAGTACCTCGCGCCCGCCCGGGGCCCGGAGGCCGTCGCCTACGCGCGCTGCGTCCGACGGGGCCGCAGGCTGCACTTCGCCGACGTCGACGTGATGACCGACGGGGTCGTCTGCGCCCGGGGACAGGTGGTGGTGACGATCTCCGGCGAGCGACCAGGTGTCGGCGAACCCATCCACCCCATCGACGACATCGAACCGCTGACCGAGGAGTGA
- a CDS encoding enoyl-CoA hydratase-related protein — protein MPDEPDRDLVLYEVDEDGVATVTLNRPERKNAWSLPMERRFFALLDEAATDPAVRIVIITGAGRAFCPGMDVQRLEQNAQPGQSLNLQARVPMYSRRNMPKPLIAAVNGACAGIGLVQALICDVRFAARGARFTTAFTRRGLAGEYNLPYVLPRVVGLENALDLLLSGRVFDADEAKQLGLVSRVVEPEDLLDAARAYARDIARNCSPRAMAVVRHQVYGDLDRPFTEALARSYSAMEFFAGSPDFREGVASFVEKREPKFEGLPPDFDPDEATRDAFLPY, from the coding sequence ATGCCCGACGAACCCGACCGGGACCTGGTGCTGTACGAGGTCGACGAGGACGGTGTCGCCACCGTCACCCTCAACCGGCCCGAGCGCAAGAACGCGTGGAGCCTCCCCATGGAGCGCCGCTTCTTCGCCCTCCTGGACGAGGCCGCCACCGACCCCGCCGTCCGCATCGTGATCATCACCGGCGCCGGCCGGGCGTTCTGCCCCGGCATGGACGTCCAGCGGCTGGAGCAGAACGCGCAGCCGGGCCAGTCCCTCAACCTCCAGGCCCGCGTGCCCATGTACAGCAGGCGGAACATGCCCAAGCCGCTCATCGCGGCCGTCAACGGCGCCTGCGCGGGCATCGGCCTGGTCCAGGCACTGATCTGCGACGTCCGCTTCGCTGCCCGCGGGGCGCGTTTCACCACCGCCTTCACCCGCCGCGGCCTCGCCGGCGAGTACAACCTCCCGTACGTGCTGCCCCGCGTCGTCGGCCTGGAGAACGCCCTCGACCTCCTCCTGTCCGGCCGCGTCTTCGACGCCGACGAGGCGAAGCAACTCGGCCTCGTCAGCCGGGTGGTGGAGCCGGAGGACCTCCTTGACGCGGCCCGCGCCTACGCCCGCGACATCGCCCGCAACTGCTCACCGCGCGCGATGGCCGTCGTACGGCATCAGGTGTACGGCGATCTCGACCGGCCCTTCACCGAGGCGCTCGCCCGCTCCTACTCCGCGATGGAGTTCTTCGCGGGCTCGCCGGACTTCCGCGAAGGGGTGGCCAGCTTCGTGGAAAAACGGGAGCCCAAGTTCGAGGGACTGCCCCCGGACTTCGACCCGGACGAGGCCACCCGCGACGCGTTCCTGCCGTACTGA
- a CDS encoding FAS1-like dehydratase domain-containing protein: MTGQPFPVEAGHIMMFARAIGDENPDYAGETALAPPTFTMASAHHDPDYRLRPKPGEEWFGSGAGPGVMPEGGGGLHAEQHFEYHRPVRAGETLYATTVAGRRWEKRGRTGLLLFSERITEYRDADGEPVVSARTVAVVPEGPATRKDAR; encoded by the coding sequence ATGACAGGGCAGCCGTTCCCCGTCGAGGCCGGGCACATCATGATGTTCGCCCGGGCCATCGGTGACGAGAACCCGGACTACGCCGGCGAGACCGCGCTCGCACCGCCCACCTTCACCATGGCGAGCGCCCACCACGATCCCGACTACCGGCTGCGGCCCAAGCCGGGGGAGGAGTGGTTCGGGTCCGGCGCCGGGCCCGGCGTGATGCCCGAGGGCGGTGGCGGGCTGCACGCCGAGCAGCACTTCGAGTACCACCGGCCGGTGCGCGCGGGGGAGACCTTGTACGCCACCACCGTTGCCGGACGCAGGTGGGAGAAGCGGGGCCGCACCGGCCTGCTGCTGTTCAGCGAGCGCATCACCGAGTACCGGGACGCCGACGGCGAACCGGTCGTCAGCGCCCGCACCGTGGCCGTCGTGCCCGAGGGCCCCGCAACCCGGAAGGACGCCCGATGA
- a CDS encoding MaoC/PaaZ C-terminal domain-containing protein — protein sequence MSLSVDDVKVGETRESVLVDDLKRTRIVQYAGASGDFNPLHTDERFATEVAGYPGVFAHGMLTMGMTGRVLTDWVGVEALLTFGVRFKAQVWPGDTLTATATVESLEDTPDGPVAHFSLRTVTQDGAEVVTGTASALLEP from the coding sequence ATGAGCCTGAGCGTCGACGACGTCAAGGTCGGCGAGACCCGCGAGAGCGTGCTGGTCGACGACCTCAAGCGCACCCGGATCGTCCAATACGCGGGCGCGTCCGGCGACTTCAACCCGCTGCACACCGACGAGCGGTTCGCCACCGAGGTCGCGGGATACCCCGGCGTCTTCGCCCACGGCATGCTGACGATGGGCATGACGGGACGCGTCCTGACCGACTGGGTCGGCGTCGAGGCACTGCTGACCTTCGGGGTGCGCTTCAAGGCCCAGGTGTGGCCCGGCGACACCCTGACCGCCACGGCGACCGTCGAGTCGCTCGAGGACACGCCGGACGGCCCGGTCGCCCACTTCTCGCTGCGAACCGTCACCCAGGACGGCGCCGAGGTGGTCACCGGCACCGCTTCGGCCCTACTGGAGCCCTGA